A genomic stretch from Mesoplodon densirostris isolate mMesDen1 chromosome 3, mMesDen1 primary haplotype, whole genome shotgun sequence includes:
- the ANKRA2 gene encoding ankyrin repeat family A protein 2 isoform X2: MATSANLDIGAQLIVEECPSSYSLTGMPDIKIEHQLDSNAEEGSAQGVAMGMKFILPNRFDMNVCSRFVKSLNEEDSKNIQDQVNSDLEVASVLFKAECSIHTSPSPGIQVRHVYTPSTTKHFSPIKQSTTLTNKHRGNEVSTTPLLANSLSVHQLAAQGEMLYLAARIEQENVINHTDEEGFTPLMWAAAHGQIAVVEFLLQNGADPQLLGKGRESALSLACSKGYTDIVKMLLDCGVDVNEYDWNGGTPLLYAVHGNHVKCVKMLLENGADPTIETDSGYNSMDLAVALGYRSVQQVIESHLLKLLQNIKE, from the exons ATGGCTACATCAGCAAATTTGGATATTGGAGCCCAGCTGATAGTAGAAGAGTGCCCCAGCAGTTACAGTCTAACTGGCATGCCAGACATTAAAATAGAACATCAGCTGGACTCAAATGCAGAAGAAGGATCAGCTCAGGGTGTTGCCATGGGAATGAAATTCATACTGCCTAACAGATTTGATATGAATGTCTGTTCTCGGTTTGTGAAGTCCTTAAATGAAGAAGATAGTAAAAATATTCAAGATCAAGTTAACTCTGACCTGGAGGTGGCATCTGTCCTATTTAAAG CTGAATGCAGTATCCATACATCTCCTTCTCCGGGAATTCAAGTAAGGCATGTCTACACTCCCTCTACAACAAAGCACTTCTCACCCATAAAACAGTCAACTACTTTAACCAACAAACACAGAGGAAATGAGGTCTCAACCACACCTCTGTTAGCAAATT CTTTGTCTGTTCACCAGTTGGCTGCTCAGGGAGAGATGCTCTACCTGGCTGCTCGTATTGAACAAG aaaatgttatCAATCACACGGACGAAGAAGGATTTACTCCTCTGATGTGGGCTGCAGCACACGGGCAAATAGCTGTGGTAGAGTTTCTACTTCAGAAT GGTGCTGATCCCCAGCTTTTAGGAAAAGGTCGAGAAAGTGCACTGTCATTAGCCTGTAGTAAGGGCTACACAGATATTGTCAAAATGCTGCTGGATTGTGGAGTTGATGTAAATGAATATGACTGG AATGGAGGGACGCCTTTGCTTTACGCTGTACATGGAAATCATGTGAAATGTGTAAAAATGCTCTTAG AAAATGGAGCTGACCCAACAATTGAAACCGACTCTGGATACAATTCTATGGATCTAGCTGTAGCCTTGGGCTATAGAAGTG TTCAACAGGTTATTGAGTCACATTTACTGAAACTGCTTCAGAACATCAAGGAGTAG
- the ANKRA2 gene encoding ankyrin repeat family A protein 2 isoform X1 codes for MATSANLDIGAQLIVEECPSSYSLTGMPDIKIEHQLDSNAEEGSAQGVAMGMKFILPNRFDMNVCSRFVKSLNEEDSKNIQDQVNSDLEVASVLFKAECSIHTSPSPGIQVRHVYTPSTTKHFSPIKQSTTLTNKHRGNEVSTTPLLANSLSVHQLAAQGEMLYLAARIEQENVINHTDEEGFTPLMWAAAHGQIAVVEFLLQNGADPQLLGKGRESALSLACSKGYTDIVKMLLDCGVDVNEYDWNGGTPLLYAVHGNHVKCVKMLLENGADPTIETDSGYNSMDLAVALGYRSEQPCILDSPSVSKFRNQEQKTQ; via the exons ATGGCTACATCAGCAAATTTGGATATTGGAGCCCAGCTGATAGTAGAAGAGTGCCCCAGCAGTTACAGTCTAACTGGCATGCCAGACATTAAAATAGAACATCAGCTGGACTCAAATGCAGAAGAAGGATCAGCTCAGGGTGTTGCCATGGGAATGAAATTCATACTGCCTAACAGATTTGATATGAATGTCTGTTCTCGGTTTGTGAAGTCCTTAAATGAAGAAGATAGTAAAAATATTCAAGATCAAGTTAACTCTGACCTGGAGGTGGCATCTGTCCTATTTAAAG CTGAATGCAGTATCCATACATCTCCTTCTCCGGGAATTCAAGTAAGGCATGTCTACACTCCCTCTACAACAAAGCACTTCTCACCCATAAAACAGTCAACTACTTTAACCAACAAACACAGAGGAAATGAGGTCTCAACCACACCTCTGTTAGCAAATT CTTTGTCTGTTCACCAGTTGGCTGCTCAGGGAGAGATGCTCTACCTGGCTGCTCGTATTGAACAAG aaaatgttatCAATCACACGGACGAAGAAGGATTTACTCCTCTGATGTGGGCTGCAGCACACGGGCAAATAGCTGTGGTAGAGTTTCTACTTCAGAAT GGTGCTGATCCCCAGCTTTTAGGAAAAGGTCGAGAAAGTGCACTGTCATTAGCCTGTAGTAAGGGCTACACAGATATTGTCAAAATGCTGCTGGATTGTGGAGTTGATGTAAATGAATATGACTGG AATGGAGGGACGCCTTTGCTTTACGCTGTACATGGAAATCATGTGAAATGTGTAAAAATGCTCTTAG AAAATGGAGCTGACCCAACAATTGAAACCGACTCTGGATACAATTCTATGGATCTAGCTGTAGCCTTGGGCTATAGAAGTG AACAACCTTGTATTCTGGACTCTCCTTCAGTTTCAAAATTTAGAAACCAAGAACAGAAAACCCAGTGA